In Acidobacteriota bacterium, the DNA window GTTACAAAGCTCTGGTATCACAGATGTTGCGATCAGCCGCTCACGTGGCTTGTTGAGTGACCACTACAACCCCGCCAGCAAGACCCTCGCGCTGTCGGACGGCGTCTTCGATTCACGATCGCTGGCCGCTGTGGGCATCGCCGCCCACGAAGCGGGGCATGCGATCCAACACTCGAAGGGCTACGGCCCGCTCAAGCTTCGTTCGATGCTCGTGCCGACTGCGAGCATCGGATCCAACCTGGGATATATCGTGATGCTGCTGGGCCTCTTTCTCGCCTCGCAGAACATGGTGATGGTCGGCGCAGTTCTCTTCTCGGCGGTGCTGGTATTCCAGATCGTAACGCTGCCGGTCGAGTTCGACGCGTCGAATCGGGCCAAGGCTCTGGTTGTCGAGAACGGGATCGTTGCTGCGGCCGAACGGCGGGGCATGGATAAGGTTCTCAACGCCGCGGCCATGACCTATGTAGCGGCGGTCGCGTCATCACTGACCACGCTCCTCTATTTCCTGGTCCGTTCAGGCCTCCTGGGGGGCAGCAGGGATTGACCAACCGCGCATCCGATACTGGATGCTGGATACTGGATCCGGCCATCGGGCTTCGCCTTCGGACATACCGGGACGAGTCGCCGTTTGACAATGGCGGAGAAATCTTCAGGCTCCGGGTGCATCCAGCATCCAGCATCCAGCATCCAGCATCCAGCATCCAGCATCCAGCATCCAGCATCCAGTATCCAGTATCCAGCATCTTGTATCTGGCCAGGGCTCAATCAAAGAGGGCCGCTTCCTCGCCGAACTCGGCGATCCGGCGATCCGCGAGCTCGAGGACGAGGTTGCGTCGAACCCACAGCGCTTCGACCTGGTCGTTTGACAACCACGGCCGGAGATGTTCTTTCAGTTGCTCCTTCGAGAGCCTTCGAAGCGAGTCGAGCACGGAGCGCGAGAATCTGGTGAGGGATGCCTCACGACGCAGGCATTTGTGGGTTCGAAATGCACGGGACGAATCGATCTTGTAGATCTTCCAGTCCGGCGTCACTAACAGATTGTTGGTGTTTCGGTAGTCAGTGTCGTAGATCAGCTGCTGGAAAAGCCGAACGGTGAACATCTGGTGGTTCCATTGCCCTAGGTCCGGAGGATGGACGTTCCGCACCCTGTGACGCTCCCATTCGGTGATCGCGTCCTCGATCCAGAGGCTGAGCGAGCCGACCTCTCGGCTGATGCGCCGCTCGACGGTTGGAGGAACGATGCCGAGGTCGAGCAACTTGTCCAGCTCGTAAGCGGCAATCTCGTACGTGTACCGGTCGGAAAATCGGAGCTCGTTGCTCCCGTTCGCGAATCTCTTTACGGATGCACGCTCATCGATCGTCTTGAATAACGCGAAGCAGGTTCGATGACCGTCGGTGAGCTCGACTTTCTTGGGTTTGGTGACCGCGAGAGAGTCGAAGTCTCCGACGGCGACAATCTGCGAGTTTTTCAGAAACCGTTCTGCAGCCGCACCTCGGAAAGAACATGCCGCGACCTTTGGTTGCTGGGAGGCCGCAACTTGAAGAACGGTCGCGAAAATCAGGGCGACGTGCATTTCTTCGTGGCCTTTTCATCTGATACGAATATCCGGATCGCGAGTTTGGCTATTGTCTCGCGGCCAGCAACTGCGACAGACGATAGGCAGGCCGGCGGAGCTCTCGTTCGGCGACCCGTTGCGCGTTGAGATGGGTGTACTCGGTCCGGATCCTCACTGGTTGAGCCAGGACCGCTCCATCCTGGATGTCGATCGGAACGATCACCAGCCGAGCCTGGTATGCGACGTCCCTCTGGCCCATGTACACCAGCGGGCGTTCGCCAAGGTGTTCGACCCGGATCAGAATCAGCTGGGATGCAAATGGAGTCAATAACCGCCGGACCTCGCCCGGTTCCGGTACGGTGCCCGAGCCGATCAGGGCCGCAAGTGCGGGGACTCCGTGTTCATCGACCAGCGGTATTCCGGCTCGCGCCAGGGCGGTCTCGATAAAGGTTTCCGCCTCACCCGCGAGCACCGGCTCGCCGACCGCGATCACGACGGTGCCTTCGGGAGGAAGCTGCACCGGTGGAGGAGGGAGCGGATCCTGCACCGGTTCGCGCCGAGGTTGGTCGGACGCGGTGACCTGGCCCACTACGGGCTCAACCGCCGAGGCCTCGTGCTCGCCGGGAGCATCCGCGACGGGTTCGGCCGATGCGGTCGGCCTTGCGGACACCGATCCAGCCTGTTCATCGTCCGAAACTCCTGCGGCGGGACCCGGATCCTCGGCCTCGCCTGCAGGTTCAGGCAAAGCGACGGTTCTCTCGGTGATTGTCCGAGACCCGGGATCGGCAGCGACGGAAGTCTCCAGCGGACCCGTATCAGCCTGGAAGATTCCGTTGCGCCAAGCGACGAACGCCGCGCCGACGATGACGACGAATCCGAAGAGAACAATCAGGACCGCCACCAATGCCAGACGATTGCCGGAACCGTTTATCGGCTCTTCGGCGGCCGAAGTTTCGAGCACCGGCGCCTCGGTCTCGACCGCCGGTGCGGTCACTTGCCTCGCCCCGGCAGCGATGGCATCGCTCGGTACCTTTTCGGTGGGCAGAAAGTCGAGCTCGTGATCGGTTGCTGGAGCCGAATCCTGCGAGGCAGGAATGGCGGCGCCGGCGGCAACCCTCTCCACGAGGCTTCCGGATGCCCCTTTGCTCTCGAGGAAGGCCTGCAATTCGCCGATCAGCTCCGCGCAGCTCGAGGTCCGGTGCTCGCGATCCTTGGCCATCATGCGGGTGACGATCGATCGCAGTGCGGGGTCAAGGTCGGGATTCAGTTCGCCGAGGTTTGGGGGATCGACTTCGACGATCTGGCGCAGAAGGGCGAGGGGGCTGTCGGCCGTGAACGGAGCCTTGCCGCACAATGCCTCGTAAAGAGTGACTCCGAGCGAGTAGATGTCGGTGCGATGGTCCGGATTCTGGTCCAGGCACTGCTCGGGCGAGAGGTAGCCCGGGGTCCCCATGAACATCCCAGTTGCCGTGAGCCGGGAAACGCCACTGGACGCCAGGGCGAGACCGAAGTCGGCGATCTTGACCAGACCTCTTTCATCGATAAGAAGGTTGGCCGGCTTGACGTCACGGTGGATGATGCCCTGGTCGTGGGCCGCTCGGAGCCCGGAAGCGGTCTGGATGGCGATGCGTGCGACCTGGATCGGCTCGAGCGGGCCCGAAGATTTGAGAATCTGCTGCAGGCTCCGACCGGGGACGTACTCCATGGCGAAAAAATGGCGGCCGCCGTCCTCGCTGACTGCATAGATCTGGACGATGTTCGGATGGTTGAGACTGGCGGCGCTGCGCGCTTCGCGAAGGAACCGCTCGACGTGGGCGGGGTCCTCTGTCAGATGCTCGCCGAGGACCTTGATGGCGACGTAGCGATTGAGAGATTCTTCGTGCGCCTTGTAGACGATGCCCATGCCGCCTCGGCCGAGCTCGGCGACGATTTTGTAATGGCCGATGCGATCCATCATCCCGGGCTCCTTCGGTAGCCGACAAGAAATTCTGACCTTATTGGATGCTAGCACGAGGGGTGCGGCCGGCTAAACGCCGTCGGAGGGCGATCCGTAGACGAAGATGAGATCGGGGATTTTGATTTTCCTTTGACTCACCTCCTTCCTCACCAACCCCGCTGGCCCTCCGGCGGGGTTTGGTGTATCCGCTGTTCTTGGTGGCCGTTGTTTGTCGACAATTGCGGTCGTTATATCCTGTCTTCCCGGGAGGATTGCTGATGCGGATAGCCGTTGCCCAACTCGACTACACGATTGGAGCCTTCGACGCCAATCTCGAAGTGATGACGGTCGCGGTCGAGCGGGCGCGCCGTAAATCCTCGGATCTCGTGATTTTTACCGAGCTCGCGACGACCGGCTATCCACCGGGCGATCTCCTGGAACGACCTGACTTCGTCGATCAAAACCTCGCCCAGCTCGATGCCATAGCGAGGCTTTCGGATTCCGGCCTCGGGATCCTCGTCGGTTTTGTCGACCGCAACGACTCGGGCGCCGGGAAGGGCCTCCACAACGCTGTCGCTTTGTGCCACGAGGGAAAGGTCGTCAATCGTTATCGCAAATGTCTCCTGCCCACGTATGACGTGTTCGATGAGGCGCGGTATTTCGAGCCCGGGGTTGACGTGCGTCCCGTCGAGTTCAAGGGTGTTCGCATCGGGGTTTCGGTCTGTGAGGACGTGTGGGCCGACCCCGACCTGGACGGAAGCAGCATCTACCACCGTGACCCGGTGCTCGAATTGATCCATCGTGGGGCGCAGCTCCTGGTCAATCTATCGGCAAGTCCGTTCGAACTCGGCAAGGCGAGTGAGCGTCGCGACCTGATGCGGCGATACGCCGAGGATTCCGGCCGATTCTTCATATATGCCAATCAGGTCGGCGGTAACGACGATCTGGTTTTCGACGGCCATTCGATGGTCTTCGATGGCAAAGGACGGGTGGTGGCTCGAGCGAAGGATTTCGAGGAAGATTTGCT includes these proteins:
- a CDS encoding zinc metallopeptidase, whose translation is MYFDPMYFLFILPAFVFSLWASWRTKANFKTYSKVPVSSGMSGAEAAERVLQSSGITDVAISRSRGLLSDHYNPASKTLALSDGVFDSRSLAAVGIAAHEAGHAIQHSKGYGPLKLRSMLVPTASIGSNLGYIVMLLGLFLASQNMVMVGAVLFSAVLVFQIVTLPVEFDASNRAKALVVENGIVAAAERRGMDKVLNAAAMTYVAAVASSLTTLLYFLVRSGLLGGSRD
- a CDS encoding protein kinase, with the protein product MMDRIGHYKIVAELGRGGMGIVYKAHEESLNRYVAIKVLGEHLTEDPAHVERFLREARSAASLNHPNIVQIYAVSEDGGRHFFAMEYVPGRSLQQILKSSGPLEPIQVARIAIQTASGLRAAHDQGIIHRDVKPANLLIDERGLVKIADFGLALASSGVSRLTATGMFMGTPGYLSPEQCLDQNPDHRTDIYSLGVTLYEALCGKAPFTADSPLALLRQIVEVDPPNLGELNPDLDPALRSIVTRMMAKDREHRTSSCAELIGELQAFLESKGASGSLVERVAAGAAIPASQDSAPATDHELDFLPTEKVPSDAIAAGARQVTAPAVETEAPVLETSAAEEPINGSGNRLALVAVLIVLFGFVVIVGAAFVAWRNGIFQADTGPLETSVAADPGSRTITERTVALPEPAGEAEDPGPAAGVSDDEQAGSVSARPTASAEPVADAPGEHEASAVEPVVGQVTASDQPRREPVQDPLPPPPVQLPPEGTVVIAVGEPVLAGEAETFIETALARAGIPLVDEHGVPALAALIGSGTVPEPGEVRRLLTPFASQLILIRVEHLGERPLVYMGQRDVAYQARLVIVPIDIQDGAVLAQPVRIRTEYTHLNAQRVAERELRRPAYRLSQLLAARQ